The following is a genomic window from Spirosoma foliorum.
GATGTCGTCCAGATCGATGTCGAAGTCTACCGCCAGCGATTCAATGACCTCTACATCAAAATCCAGATTTACCTGGCTGACTTTGTTATCGAGTAGCGCCAACTTTCGCCCCTCCGGAGAGTCAATGGTCAGGTCGGTCCGTTTGACAACGACGAGCTTGGTTCCATCGGTTTCGACGACGATGACGTCCTCCATGCCTGAATCGATTGCCGCCTGGAGGGTCTTATTGCCGGCGATGACATTGCCAGCCTCATCGGCGAGGATTGAGCGGCCGGCACCGAGTTCCTTAAGTGACTTGTTTAACAGCTTCGTCCCCTCAACGGTGCCTTTATTGGCATTACGCTGATCCGGTTTGATGCTGGAAATCTTTTCTGACTTCATAATAAGAGGGTTTCGACAAATATATACAACAATTTACATTTTATTTTTTTGTTCTTTTTGTTGTTTTTTAGCCTTACAATGCCTTATTTTACAATAAATCTAAAAGATAACATAAATGGAAAATTCAACACAAACCCCGGCTCCCGTTACCCCGGCCGAGCTCCTAAAACGTCAGCTGGAGGGCTGGCGTGACATGCACACGCTACTCAGCAAAAAGAATGAGGTGGAGCCCTCACACGAGACAGCTGTACAGATTGATTACTGCGCAGGGATGATTGAGCAGTTCGAAACGGAATTGGCCATGTTAACCTCTTCTGCGCAATGAGAAAGCAAGCAATGATTCTGGCGCATGCGCTGAGAAAAACGGGGCTTTCGTTTGGGGAAGCTCAAAAACGGGCATGGGTGACTATCCGCCTGAAAGCCGAAATGCTGATCAAGCCAGTGAGCTTTTTCTATCTGAAAGAAAAAGGGGAGGAACGATTTGCCGTCGGCTATTACGGAGCCGCACCGGCCACGACCACCGCACCCAAACCGGCCAAATCGGTACTGGCCATTCCGTACTACGATACGCTGGCCGATGGCTGGCGATCATTCCGGGCTGACCGGTTGATCCTTGACCGCACCGGCGGACCGGTTTGCAAAGCCTAACCCATAAGTGATAAACTAAAACGGCCCGGCCGTCTGGTCGGGCCATAATTCAACTTTTTATATGGAAAATAACGGAGATCAAAACGCCTTTCCGCTCGACCTAGGTGAAGGTATGGCACAACTTGGTTTGACTATACGCGAATACTTTGCTGCTAAGGCAATGGTCGGCATCATAGCCCAGGATGTTAACAATCAATACACGACCAAATCAATTGTATCAAGCGCAGTGGCTTTGGCTGATGCCCTTATAGAAGAACTCAACAAATAGCCCTCACAATCCTAATGGACTTAAACGTATTAAGTGCTCCTTTGACCATTCACGAAATTGAGTGGAGGGTGCAATCTCAAACCAAGGATGGTCAGAAGATCATTGTGGTGCCGTACATCACCAATCGCTGTGTGATGCAACGCTTCGACGATCAGTTTGGCTGGGCGGGCTGGCAGAACGAAATCAAGGAAATCGACGGCGGTTTTCTCTGCACGATCACGGCCATTCTGCCCGGTGGCGAAATGATCCGGAAGACCGACGGCGCGTCCCGAACCGGTATCGAGCCGGTGAAGGGTGGCATCAGTGATGCCATGAAACGGGCCGCTGTTCAGTTTGGTTTGGGTCGGGGACTGTACGAATTCCCAAAAGTGCTGATTCAGACCACCGACAAATACATTCCCGACTGGGCGACCCCATTGCTTGATAAAATGGTGGAGAAACTCAACGCTGGCGGGGCGGTGCGTGATGTCGTTGTGCTGAAACCTGAACACGCAAAACCAGCTACGAAGCAATGACCGCACAAGATGCATTGGCTTGGCTCAATGGCCGCTGGTGGGTTGATCCGCTCGTATTGGCAGCTTTTCCATTTACTGCCCAAATGTCCACCAAAGCCCAATTTAACGTAGAGCGAGAAGTAACGATTCGTATTCCAACCGATCAGAAGACCCGTTTTAATAGGCCTAAGCCGCAGCGTCGACGGTTCGATGCAGTAGCCGTCGTTAAGCCTCATTACAGAGCTTGGGGAGATGAATTGTTTACGGTTGGATTTGAAATTAAGGTAACCAAATCCGATTTGCTGGCTGATGTCAAGATTGCCGACTACTTGGGGTATACCGATTTTATGTATTTGGTTGTTCCAACTGACCTAGTGATGCTGGCCAACGAGAAAGTAGCTAATCATACACTAATGAATGGCGACAGGTTGATTGGAATCTTAAACGCCCAAAGCGGTGAGGTGGTTTGTCATCCAGCCCGTCAGCAATTAACCGCCGAGTGTCAAGTTGAACTCTATCGTGAATTAGCATTTCGAAGTATAAGACGATGAAAATCCTTAAAACCTTTAACTGGCTTCGGCGGGACTTCTCAGCTACGTTTGAATGCGAGGCCTGTGGCCACCAGCAGACTGACAACAGCTGCTATGACGACGCCAATTTTTACATAAACGTCATTCCGGATATGAAGTGTGAAAAATGCGGTGAAAGTACCAATTCACAGGGTTTGACTCCCTATGCAGTAACACCCCGCTACGATCCTAACATCACCATGTAGCTATGCACTACTACATCGAACAGTTCAGGGAAAAAGACAACCTGATCACTGGCCGCGTCGAAGTGAAGGACAAAGCCGCCAGTGCTTACACAACCGCAACCAATATCACAGCCCGGAGTCATCCGGGCTATAGGGTTCGACTCGTCGAGTCGTACAATTCTCAACCTTGCTTTCAGCCAATCCAAAAGCCAAATGAGACAAATAAAATTTAGAGCCTGGCATTTCAAAGTCGGCAAAATGTTCTCCGCCGAACAAATGGCCGCTGATCAACTGACCTTACTGACAACAGGCCAATTTATAAACGTCAGTGGAGTTCATACTCGCCTATCGTCCATCATTCCGCGTGATGTTATGATGCCCTTAGAATTTACTGGACTCCGGGATAAAAACGGTCAGGACATCTACGAAGGTGACATACTAGATTTTGGCTCTTATATCGGGGCTATTTCGGACGGCACACGCTGTTTGCATAAAGTAGTTTACGAAGACAATCAAGGTGGTTTTAGGACTATCGAGCTTATAAGTCCGGAGAAAGGCACCTTCCCAATGGATCATTATTGTGTCGTTGTTGGCAATATCTATGAAAATCCTGAACTGCTAAACCTGCCTGTTGATGCTACTCATTAATCCCGGCTCCCAGGTTGAAGGTGGCACTTTGGAACAGGCCAGAATCAACGCACAGGTTTTCCTGAATGGCATTCACGATCAGGGCATGAAGGAGGTCTTTATAGACCCAGATCCCGTTTGTGCAGATGGCCGATGGACATTCATTTTCCGCCATCCGGTTACGGGCAAAACGGCCATTTTGAAAACGCACGGACTGACTGACGAAGAATCCCGAAATCAGTTTTTTGTGCCCCGCATTTACTGGAATGGTTCGTCTACCGCTGATCCGGAAATTAAGGACTTTCTGCCAGCGAACTGGGGATTCCGCATAGTCTTCGAACCACTATGACGATCCAAGAGCTGGACACCCTGCCCCTTGGTGCAACCATCTACCTGCCCACTGACTGGGACGTTCAATCCTGGCAGTGGGCAGGTAAGGTGCCTAACCGCAACTTCTATACGCTCCTGCACCCGCCTGATCAGGACGGGGTGATTACCAATCGAAGGCCGTATATCATCGATGCTATGCAACTCATGAACGCCACACTTGACGAAGCCTCAGCCTGGTTGCAACTAGTGGAATGGCTCATGCAACGACACCAGTGGATCTACAACTTTAAACTCTCTCCCGTACCAATGGACGCTAACCAACCCGAATCGAGTGCGCCAAAAAGTTTGGCAGATTACCCGCTCATCGCTCAGAGTTACGTAAAAATGACCGACCACTGGCTCGGCAAGTGGCGGGAGGAGATGGCCAGTCGAACAGCGAGGTCTGTCACCCCTTGGGACCCGACATGGGCGCATCTGCATCTGGAGGCTATTGATCAGGAGATTGAGAAACGTAAACAGGAAAAAACCCAATAGCATGGAAATCACCTTTTTCAAAAATCCCGACCGAGTTGTCTCGAAAAAGTCAGGAATTACCCCCCCCCCCCCCCCCGCACAATATGACAATTCAACTTGAACTCATCACGCCCGAGCTGGCCCAGCAAATCCTCGATGGCAATACCGACAACCGGCCCTGCAAAGAGCGCCACGTTAAGTTTTTGGCGGACCAAATGCGTTCTGGCGATTGGCAGGTGACAGGTGATCCCATCAAGATCAGCGCCAGCGGTCGGCTCCTCGATGGACAACATCGGCTCCGGGCAATCCTGCTCAGTGAAACGGCCCAACATGTCTACGTAGCCCGCCATTGCGAGGAGGAGATTTTCTCAGTACTGGACACTGGCCGTGCCCGATCGGCGAGTGATGTACTAGCCACGTCGGGCATGAAAAACTTTACCTGCATGGCCGCTGCCATAAAACTATTGATTCTCAAAGAGCGGGGCTCATTGCCAACGATGGGCGGAAAAGTGAAGGTGATCACCCATGCTGAAATTCTTGACTTTGCCCGGAAATATGATCTGGAGGAATCAACAACTAAAGCCCATGCCTGGGTAAAACGTTGTAAACTATTGAATCCTGGCGAGTGGACAGCCCTGCATCACCTGTTAAGCGGAGTCGACTCCAAACAGGCTACTGATTTTCTGAATCAGATCAGTACTGGCCTCAACCTGACCGAAGGACATCCGGTCTTTTTACTTCGAACGAAGCTGCAGCTGGCACGTGATGGTCGGTTCAATTTTACTCCAGCTGAGCGGATGGCGCTTACCATCAAAGCATGGAACGCCCTCCGGGAAGGTAAAAAGATTGGACAATTGACCTGGAAGAATTACGAGGAGTTTCCTGAAATCTTTTAGAATGACTTATGAAAGCATACGATCCTGATCAACTCAATTTGTTTTATGATTTCCGGCCCTTAGTTCCAGCCTTTGATAAACCTGTCGAATCTTACACCCGTGTTCAAGATAAGTTAGAGGCTGCAGCGGCAAAGAATCAATCATTAATACGGCTTCAGATCAGTTATGGTGGTGGAGAGTCTATTATCAAAATACAGACTAAAGGCGACGGTGCAACGGGCTGGCGATACCTCAGAAAGTTTAACGACGTAAAGGAGGCCAAGGATACCTACGCCGAAATGCTTAAAAGTGGGGATTATGCCGAAGGCTAACCCTGTACAGAGAAAAAATGTACGATTACGCTAGGTTTTGTACGCATTTCGAAACCTGATACAACTTCAACTCAATGTTTCACAACTACTCAATCATCAAAGCGCACCCTGTTTTTACCATCATTTTCTGCATCGGCATCCTGCTGATCTGCTTTCAATTTCGACCCGCTACACTTCAGGGCAAATGGACGGTACTGGGTTTGCTAGGTTTCGCGGTCGGTCTGGTCATCGCATTATATAAAGCCATTTTTGATTGAACTCACTTAAGCAGCCATGATAAATCTGATAAATATGACCTGCGAGCTTGACCATAACAGGCAGCCAGTTGGTCCACACAAAACAACCATTACCCTTAATCCAGAAGCGGAAAAGACATTTAAGGGTGAAGTATTTCAATTCATGGAAATTGAGATGATGCAAGGGTCCAGAACGATACTTGCCAATGGTCAAATTGAATATGAATTCCTACTGGATAATAAAAAGGCTAGTATTCTAAGAAAGGCATTG
Proteins encoded in this region:
- a CDS encoding SH3 beta-barrel fold-containing protein, with the protein product MRKQAMILAHALRKTGLSFGEAQKRAWVTIRLKAEMLIKPVSFFYLKEKGEERFAVGYYGAAPATTTAPKPAKSVLAIPYYDTLADGWRSFRADRLILDRTGGPVCKA
- a CDS encoding Rad52/Rad22 family DNA repair protein translates to MDLNVLSAPLTIHEIEWRVQSQTKDGQKIIVVPYITNRCVMQRFDDQFGWAGWQNEIKEIDGGFLCTITAILPGGEMIRKTDGASRTGIEPVKGGISDAMKRAAVQFGLGRGLYEFPKVLIQTTDKYIPDWATPLLDKMVEKLNAGGAVRDVVVLKPEHAKPATKQ
- a CDS encoding YopX family protein — its product is MRQIKFRAWHFKVGKMFSAEQMAADQLTLLTTGQFINVSGVHTRLSSIIPRDVMMPLEFTGLRDKNGQDIYEGDILDFGSYIGAISDGTRCLHKVVYEDNQGGFRTIELISPEKGTFPMDHYCVVVGNIYENPELLNLPVDATH